In a single window of the Miscanthus floridulus cultivar M001 unplaced genomic scaffold, ASM1932011v1 os_1589_2, whole genome shotgun sequence genome:
- the LOC136534171 gene encoding proteasome subunit beta type-7-A-like: protein MTDSMDLPAKGGFSFDLCRRNNMLEKNGLKLPGFRKTGTTIVGLVFQDGVVLGADTRATEGPIVADKNCEKIHFMAPNIYCCGAGTAADTEAVTDMVSSQLQLHRYATGRESRVVTALTLLKSHLFRYQGHVSAALVLGGVDCTGPHLHTVYPHGSTDTLPFATMGSGSLAAMSVFESKYKEGLTREEGIQLVSDAICAGIFNDLGSGSNVDVCVITKGKTEYLRNHQLPNPRTYASSKGYSFTKGQTEVLSTKITPLKRKVEVTEGGDAMEE, encoded by the exons ATGACGGACTCCATGGATCTCCCGGCCAAGGGCGGGTTCAGCTTCGACCTGTGCCGGCGCAACAACATGCTGGAGAAGAACGGGCTCAAGCTCCCGGGATTCAGGAAGACTGGAACAACCATCGTCGGCCTCGTCTTTCAG GATGGGGTTGTTCTtggggcagacacaagggcaacTGAGGGGCCTATAGTTGCTGATAAGAATTGTGAGAAGATCCACTTTATGGCCCCAAACATTTATTGCTGTGGAGCAGGAACTGCTGCTGACACAGAGGCTGTTACAG ACATGGTCAGCTCGCAGCTACAGCTGCACCGTTATGCAACGGGTCGCGAATCTAGAGTCGTAACTGCTCTTACACTGCTGAAGTCACACCTCTTTAG GTATCAGGGCCATGTCAGTGCTGCCCTTGTTCTTGGTGGAGTGGATTGTACTGGACCACATCTTCACACT GTTTATCCACACGGCTCCACTGATACTCTTCCTTTTGCCACGATGGGTTCTGGATCCCTTGCTGCGATGTCAGTGTTCGAGTCGAAGTACAAAGAAGGGCTCACT AGGGAAGAGGGAATACAACTGGTGTCGGATGCAATATGCGCAGGTATCTTCAATGACTTGGGTAGTGGAAGCAACGTGGATGTCTGCGTGATAACCAAG GGGAAGACAGAATACTTGAGAAACCACCAGTTGCCGAATCCCAGAACTTATGCTAGTTCAAAGGGATATAGCTTCACCAAGGGGCAGACTG AGGTACTGTCCACAAAGATCACACCTCTCAAGCGGAAGGTTGAGGTCACTGAGGGCGGTGATGCTATGGAGGAGTGA
- the LOC136534172 gene encoding LOW QUALITY PROTEIN: ricin-like (The sequence of the model RefSeq protein was modified relative to this genomic sequence to represent the inferred CDS: deleted 3 bases in 3 codons) encodes MKGGTQPIILMVSLVVVPWLCVASSAAALLPALASENVVDAAAAAALKVKAEYIIKVNFSTASANPDKYKTFIASVRAGLVSTAERNNNSSGIPVLVSQDDPLALEASLNITLVNKAGRSVSLKMDVSGAYFVGYEAGNYSCLLKRSGSGRTLSSVTCYRNLYPWGGPPTVTVDDDPAVAAWRVEDLDQAISSLFLFPTGDATKEDLSRGLAACDVMIASAATFPYVERRMSAGMWDGNGVSNDGSLRGLQESWPELSAAVQESYQGAFAAPVHVQRSNGKWTQVDNVRRAVPLVSFLEHHKSCKKTTREAVGQRLPLLIRSVVQEPDEEDMQLGGAAACGQAEPTVRLVGLEGRCVDVPYGYYYNGKQVQLWSCKSNGDVNQLWTLKRDGTIRSNGKCLASSGDAAGSRVVIDDCPRVPTGRVVWEVRADGTVALKGSSRGGGLVLAVTSSRLFAGLTVRRDDRGTGQSWTPTNDTAPLDAAIVGFRDLCLQVDYAGAVSVAACGRDGVQWSLYPDGSIRPPAWLLLQWQCLAADASGRVRVKYCDGAGSACQRWVFHNDGTIFNTGAGMVLDVVRPSKSKGQVVVSKPATGSPTPTQKWALML; translated from the exons ATGAAAGGAGGGACGCAACCAATCATCCTGATGGTGAGCCTGGTAGTAGTACCATGGCTCTGTGTCGCTTCTTCGGCAGCTGCTCTGCTACCGGCACTAGCC TCTGAAAACGTCGtcgatgcagcagcagcagcagctctgaAAGTAAAAGCAGAGTACATAATAAAAGTGAATTTCAGCACCGCGTCGGCGAACCCCGACAAGTACAAGACCTTCATCGCTTCTGTTCGTGCTGGCCTGGTGAGCACAGCCGAGCGCAACAACAACAGCAGCGGGATCCCTGTGCTGGTAAGCCAAGACGATCCGCTCGCGCTGGAAGCGTCCCTAAACATCACTCTGGTGAACAAGGCAGGGCGTTCCGTGAGCTTGAAGATGGACGTCTCCGGAGCCTACTTCGTGGGTTACGAAGCAGGGAACTACTCGTGCCTCCTCAAGAGATCAGGTTCAGGCCGCACATTGTCATCGGTAACCTGTTACCGGAACTTGTATCCATGGGGAGGTCCTCCGACCGTCACTGTCGACGACGACCCTGCAGTCGCGGCATGGCGAGTT GAAGATCTCGACCAGGCTATCTCGTCGCTGTTCCTGTTCCCGACAGGCGACGCGACGAAAGAGGACCTGAGCCGGGGCCTCGCCGCCTGCGACGTGATGATCGCGAGCGCGGCGACGTTCCCGTACGTCGAGCGGCGGATGAGCGCCGGCATGTGGGACGGTAACGGCGTGTCCAACGACGGGAGCCTTCGCGGGCTTCAGGAGAGCTGGCCGGAGCTCTCCGCCGCCGTCCAGGAGTCCTACCAGGGCGCCTTCGCCGCTCCGGTGCATGTTCAGCGGAGCAACGGCAAGTGGACGCAGGTGGACAACGTGCGTCGAGCCGTCCCCCTCGTGTCCTTCCTGGAGCACCACAAAAGCTGCAAGAAGACGACGCGGGAGGCGGTGGGCCAGCGTCTTCCCTTGCTCATAAGGTCCGTCGTGCAAGAGCCGGATGAGGAGGACATGCAGCtgggcggcgcggcggcgtgcGGCCAGGCCGAGCCGACGGTGCGCCTCGTCGGCCTGGAAGGGAGGTGCGTGGACGTGCCCTACGGCTACTACTACAACGGCAAGCAGGTGCAGCTGTGGAGCTGCAAGTCCAACGGCGACGTGAACCAACTGTGGACGCTGAAGCGGGACGGCACCATCCGGTCCAACGGCAAGTGCCTGGCCAGCAGCGGCGACGCGGCGGGCTCCCGCGTGGTGATCGACGACTGCCCA CGCGTCCCGACGGGCCGCGTCGTCTGGGAGGTGCGCGCGGACGGCACCGTCGCGCTCAAGGGGTCCTCCCGCGGCGGCGGCCTGGTGCTGGCCGTCACCTCGTCGAGGCTCTTCGCGGGGCTCACGGTGCGACGGGACGACCGCGGGACGGGGCAGTCGTGGACGCCGACCAACGACACCGCGCCCCTGGACGCCGCCATCGTCGGGTTCCGCGACCTCTGCCTGCAGGTGGACTATGCGGGGGCGGTGTCCGTCGCCGCCTGCGGCCGCGACGGCGTGCAGTGGTCGCTCTACCCCGACGGCTCCATCCGCCCGCCCGCGTGGCTGCTCCTTCAGTGGCAGTGCCTGGCCGCTGATGCCAGCGGGCGTGTGAGGGTGAAATACTGCGACGGGGCTGGATCGGCTTGCCAGCGCTGGGTGTTCCACAACGACGGCACCATCTTCAACACCGGCGCCGGGATGGTCTTGGACGTCGTCAGGCCATCGAAGTCGAAGGGCCAGGTCGTCGTGTCGAAGCCCGCCACTGGGAGCCCCACTCCCACCCAGAAGTGGGCGCTCATGCTGTGA